One part of the Solanum dulcamara chromosome 3, daSolDulc1.2, whole genome shotgun sequence genome encodes these proteins:
- the LOC129882372 gene encoding auxin transporter-like protein 2: MLAQKQAEEAIVPNFNETDGSCSKEEVEKLEEDQSLFNVKSFLWHGGSAWDAWFSCASNQVAQVLLTLPYSFSQLGMVSGIVLQVFYGLLGSWTAYLISVLYIEYRSRKEKEGVSFKNHVIQWFEVLDGLLGPYWKAAGLAFNCTFLLFGSVIQLIACASNIYYINDHLDKRTWTYIFGACCATTVFIPSFHNYRIWSFLGLGMTTYTAWYLTVAALVHGQVENVQHTGPSKLVLYFTGATNILYTFGGHAVTVEIMHAMWKPQKFKYIYLIATLYVFTLTLPSASAVYWAFGDQLLNHSNAFSLLPKNAWRDAAVILMLIHQFITFGFACTPLYFVWEKVIGMHDTRSICLRALARLPVVIPIWFLAIIFPFFGPINSAVGALLVSFTVYIIPALAHMLTYRKSSARQNAAEKPPFFMPSWTAMYVINIFIVIWVFIVGFGFGGWASMTNFVRQVDTFGLFAKCYQCKPSLPPASLPPHPVPVHH, from the exons ATGTTGGCTCAGAAGCAAGCAGAGGAAGCAATTGTCCCAAATTTCAATGAAACTGATGGAAGCTGCAGCAAAGAAGAAGTTGAAAAATTAGAAGAAGATCAATCACTTTTTAATGTGAAGAGTTTCCTCTGGCATGGTGGCTCTGCTTGGGATGCTTGGTTTAGTTGTGCTTCTAATCAA GTTGCACAAGTGCTATTGACATTACCATACTCTTTTTCTCAACTTGGTATGGTATCAGGCATAGTACTACAAGTCTTCTATGGTCTTCTTGGTAGCTGGACTGCCTACCTCATCAGTGTTCTCTATATTGAATATAGAagcagaaaagaaaaagaaggtgtTAGTTTCAAGAATCATGTCATTCAG TGGTTTGAAGTGCTTGATGGACTATTGGGACCATACTGGAAAGCAGCAGGCCTTGCATTCAACTGTACTTTCCTTTTGTTTGGATCTGTCATACAACTAATTGCTTGTGCAAG TAACATATATTACATCAATGATCATTTGGACAAGAGGACATGGACTTAcatatttggagcttgttgtGCAACAACTGTTTTCATTCCTTCTTTCCACAACTATAGAATTTGGTCATTTTTAGGCCTTGGAATGACTACTTACACAGCATGGTACTTAACCGTTGCGGCTCTTGTTCACGGTCAG GTTGAAAATGTTCAACACACTGGTCCATCAAAGCTAGTGTTGTATTTCACTGGTGCTACTAATATTCTTTACACATTTGGTGGACATGCTGTTACTGT GgaaattatgcatgcaatgtGGAAACCACAAAAGTTCAAGTACATTTACTTAATAGCCACATTGTATGTTTTCACCCTAACACTACCATCAGCTTCAGCAGTTTACTGGGCATTTGGTGATCAACTTTTAAACCATAGTAACGCGTTCTCACTTCTACCTAAAAACGCATGGCGCGATGCTGCTGTGATCTTGATGTTGATTCATCAGTTCATCACGTTTGGATTCGCGTGTACTCCGTTGTACTTTGTGTGGGAGAAAGTTATAGGGATGCATGATACAAGAAGTATATGCCTTAGGGCATTGGCTAGATTGCCTGTTGTTATACCAATATGGTTCTTAGCTATTATTTTCCCATTTTTTGGACCTATTAACTCTGCAGTTGGGGCTCTTTTGGTTAGTTTCACAGTCTACATCATACCAGCTCTTGCCCATATGCTCACTTATCGAAAATCATCCGCTCGTCAG AATGCAGCTGAGAAACCACCATTTTTCATGCCAAGTTGGACTGCTATGTATGTTATTAACATCTTCATAGTGATCTGGGTTTTCATCGTTGGATTTGGGTTCGGAGGTTGGGCTAGCATGACCAATTTCGTTAGACAAGTCGATACATTTGGCCTTTTCGCGAAATGTTATCAATGCAAACCTTCACTTCCACCGGCAAGTTTACCACCACATCCGGTGCCTGTCCACCACTAA